In one window of Skermanella rosea DNA:
- the choX gene encoding choline ABC transporter substrate-binding protein, protein MKAMSVAAGMALAGFLAALPVARAEAADPASCKLVRMSDPGWTDITATNAVAGILLKALGYEQKVETVAVPITFQGLKTGQIDVFLGNWMPAQSHLAGPLLENKEADLLRANLENAKFTLAVPNYVAEAGVRSFADLDKFADKFESKIYGIDPGAPANQNIDRMIGADAFGLGDWSLVPSSEQGMLAQVNRKARRDDWIVFLAWEPHPMNEKFDITYLSGGDEYFGANYGGTTINTLARRGYAQDCPNAGKLFSQLAFTTDMENAIMQGIEDKRQDPTVAAAEVLKADPEPIAAWLDGVTTLGGEPALPAVRQALKLD, encoded by the coding sequence ATGAAGGCAATGAGCGTGGCGGCAGGCATGGCGCTTGCCGGCTTCCTGGCGGCGCTGCCGGTGGCCCGGGCCGAGGCGGCGGACCCGGCCTCCTGCAAGCTGGTCCGCATGTCCGATCCGGGCTGGACCGACATCACCGCGACCAACGCGGTCGCCGGCATCCTGCTGAAGGCGCTGGGCTACGAGCAGAAGGTCGAGACGGTGGCGGTGCCGATCACCTTCCAGGGCCTGAAGACCGGCCAGATCGACGTCTTCCTCGGCAACTGGATGCCGGCCCAGAGCCACCTCGCCGGCCCCCTGCTGGAGAACAAGGAGGCCGACCTGCTGCGCGCCAACCTGGAGAACGCCAAGTTCACGCTGGCGGTGCCCAACTATGTCGCGGAGGCCGGCGTCCGCAGCTTCGCCGACCTGGACAAGTTCGCCGACAAGTTCGAAAGCAAGATTTACGGCATCGATCCCGGGGCTCCCGCCAACCAGAACATCGACCGGATGATCGGGGCCGACGCCTTCGGGCTGGGCGACTGGTCGCTTGTGCCGTCGAGCGAGCAGGGCATGCTGGCCCAGGTCAACCGCAAGGCCCGGCGGGACGACTGGATCGTGTTCCTCGCCTGGGAGCCGCATCCGATGAACGAGAAGTTCGACATCACCTATCTCAGCGGCGGCGACGAGTATTTCGGGGCCAACTACGGCGGCACCACGATCAACACCCTGGCGCGCCGCGGCTATGCCCAGGACTGCCCGAACGCCGGCAAGCTGTTCAGCCAGCTCGCCTTCACCACCGACATGGAGAACGCGATCATGCAGGGGATCGAGGACAAGCGGCAGGATCCCACCGTGGCCGCGGCGGAAGTCCTGAAGGCCGATCCCGAGCCGATCGCCGCCTGGCTCGACGGCGTCACCACCCTGGGCGGCGAGCCGGCGCTCCCGGCGGTCAGGCAGGCGCTGAAGCTGGACTGA
- the betC gene encoding choline-sulfatase: MADQLTPGVLAAYGGGPAKTPHIDALAAGGVTFESAYCNSPLCAPSRYVFMSGRLPSAIGAYDNSAEFPSDVPTFAHYLRHAGYQTILSGKMHFCGPDQLHGFEQRLTTDIYPADFGWTPDWSDFDHRPSWYHNMGSVIDAGLCVRTNQLDFDEEVVFEARRKLFDIARGRDDRPFCMVVSMTHPHDPYAITEEYWNRYRDDEIAPPRITIPPDRLDPHSRRLRHVYDMDNAEITERHVRNARRAYYGSVSFIDDQIGLVMRSLRDSGQAENTIVVLLSDHGEMLGERGLWYKMSFFEPSCRIPLIVHAPGRFQARRVASSVSSVDLLPTLTEIAHDGAAPSFATPIEGRSLLPHLQGTGGHDEAIGEYLAEGAVAPVVMIRRGTEKFVHCPADPDQLYDLADDPDELVNLAERPEAADTVAAYRAEVARRWDLPALHARVLESQRRRHLVYDALCHGERRSWDHHPPNDASRKYMRNHIDLDELEAMARFPAVQRP; the protein is encoded by the coding sequence ATGGCCGATCAACTGACACCGGGGGTGCTGGCGGCCTATGGCGGCGGACCGGCGAAGACGCCGCATATCGACGCGCTGGCGGCCGGCGGGGTCACCTTCGAATCCGCCTATTGCAACAGCCCCCTGTGCGCGCCGTCGCGCTACGTCTTCATGTCCGGCCGGCTGCCGTCGGCGATCGGCGCCTACGACAATTCGGCGGAGTTCCCGTCCGACGTCCCGACCTTCGCCCATTACCTGCGCCATGCCGGGTACCAGACCATCCTGTCCGGCAAGATGCATTTCTGCGGGCCGGACCAGCTCCACGGGTTCGAGCAGCGTCTGACCACCGACATCTATCCCGCCGATTTCGGCTGGACTCCGGACTGGAGCGATTTCGACCACCGGCCGTCCTGGTACCACAACATGGGCTCCGTCATCGACGCCGGGCTGTGCGTGCGGACCAACCAGCTCGATTTCGACGAGGAGGTGGTGTTCGAGGCGCGGCGCAAGCTGTTCGACATCGCCCGCGGGCGCGACGACCGGCCGTTCTGCATGGTCGTGTCGATGACCCATCCCCATGATCCCTACGCGATCACCGAGGAGTACTGGAACCGGTACCGCGACGACGAGATCGCGCCGCCGCGCATCACGATCCCGCCCGACCGGCTCGATCCCCATTCCCGCCGGCTGCGGCATGTCTATGACATGGACAACGCGGAGATCACGGAGCGGCACGTCCGCAACGCGCGGCGGGCCTATTACGGGTCCGTCTCCTTCATCGACGACCAGATCGGGCTGGTGATGCGGTCCCTGCGCGACAGCGGCCAAGCGGAGAACACCATCGTCGTGCTGCTGTCCGACCATGGCGAGATGCTGGGCGAGCGCGGGCTCTGGTACAAGATGAGCTTCTTCGAGCCGTCCTGCCGCATCCCGCTGATCGTCCATGCGCCCGGGCGCTTCCAGGCGCGGCGGGTGGCGTCCTCCGTCTCCTCCGTCGACCTTCTGCCCACCCTGACGGAGATCGCCCATGACGGCGCCGCCCCGTCCTTTGCTACGCCGATCGAGGGCCGCAGCCTGCTTCCCCACCTCCAGGGGACCGGCGGCCACGACGAGGCGATCGGCGAATACCTTGCGGAGGGTGCCGTGGCGCCTGTCGTCATGATCCGGCGCGGGACCGAGAAGTTCGTCCACTGCCCGGCCGACCCCGACCAGCTCTACGACCTGGCCGACGATCCGGACGAGCTGGTCAACCTGGCGGAGCGGCCTGAGGCGGCCGACACCGTCGCCGCCTACCGGGCGGAGGTCGCCCGGCGCTGGGACCTGCCGGCGCTGCACGCCCGGGTGCTGGAAAGCCAGCGGCGGCGGCACCTGGTCTATGACGCGCTCTGCCACGGCGAGCGCCGGTCCTGGGACCACCATCCGCCGAACGACGCCTCGCGGAAATACATGCGCAACCATATCGATCTCGACGAGCTGGAGGCGATGGCCCGCTTCCCGGCGGTTCAACGACCCTGA
- a CDS encoding choline sulfate utilization transcriptional regulator: MSNRRPPLQPLAFFEAAGRHLNFSAAARELGVTQSAVSHQVAWLEADLGVPLFRRLHRGVALTAEGGRLFEVVRRGLDEIGAVLAAIRAGRGRRVLNVATDFGFAAWWLMPRLAELRERMPDLDVRIVTSQDAIDIRREAIDVAVSFGTGAWPGCTARRLFPEIVVPICSPGFLDGSGLSAPPELLASLPLLHLESSDAAPWLSWRDWFELRGVAGRRPAGLDLTFNNYPLVLQAALMGQGVALGWSPLIDSLVKGGQLATLGAPVERADRGYFIVEAGEGAPVPGPAGESREVFRKWILEEAGSQPVALSYCRVG; encoded by the coding sequence ATGTCGAACCGCCGCCCGCCGCTCCAGCCCCTGGCCTTCTTCGAGGCCGCCGGACGCCACCTGAACTTCAGCGCGGCGGCGCGCGAATTGGGCGTGACCCAATCGGCGGTCAGCCATCAGGTCGCCTGGCTCGAAGCGGACCTGGGCGTGCCGCTGTTCCGTCGGCTCCACCGGGGCGTGGCCCTGACCGCCGAGGGCGGCCGCCTTTTCGAAGTGGTGCGCCGGGGACTGGACGAGATCGGCGCCGTGCTGGCCGCGATCCGGGCCGGGCGCGGCCGCCGGGTCCTGAACGTGGCGACCGATTTCGGTTTCGCGGCGTGGTGGCTGATGCCCCGCTTGGCGGAACTGCGCGAACGGATGCCCGACCTGGACGTCCGCATCGTCACCTCGCAGGACGCGATCGACATCCGGCGTGAGGCGATCGACGTGGCCGTGAGTTTCGGCACCGGCGCCTGGCCCGGCTGCACCGCCCGCCGCCTGTTCCCGGAGATCGTGGTCCCGATCTGCAGCCCGGGCTTCCTCGACGGATCAGGCCTTTCCGCCCCCCCGGAACTGCTGGCGTCCCTGCCCCTCCTCCACCTGGAAAGCTCGGATGCGGCGCCCTGGCTGTCCTGGCGCGACTGGTTCGAGCTTCGCGGGGTGGCGGGCCGCCGGCCGGCCGGCCTAGACCTGACCTTCAACAACTATCCCCTGGTGCTGCAGGCGGCGCTGATGGGCCAGGGCGTGGCGCTGGGCTGGTCGCCGCTGATCGACTCGCTGGTGAAGGGCGGCCAGCTGGCCACGCTCGGCGCCCCAGTCGAGCGCGCCGACCGCGGCTACTTCATCGTCGAGGCGGGAGAAGGCGCGCCGGTTCCGGGACCGGCCGGCGAAAGCCGCGAGGTGTTCAGGAAGTGGATCCTGGAGGAGGCGGGAAGCCAGCCGGTCGCCCTCTCCTACTGCCGCGTCGGATAG
- a CDS encoding DUF2264 domain-containing protein — MKSRFSRKWFLFLVTGLFLLGGVYAGYLKMRGIPGWLSYEAAESEPTRRDEALRSAFLDPAAGVEERYEALFTYFMEGYMTYRSPGGERVQYPGAPSGAGYAINGFEGFARTAVLAAAWIHSGRDPVVRLGGGIGEVDLVEVLRAGVLAGTDREGDAYWGDLRDYNQRTVEAADVARILWMTRERIWDRLTPAERDRIGAWLSPALTVKVRDNNWHFFPLMVGIVLKDLGVPGAEVPLHHYKTFMGHYRGHGWFFDNPEGIDFYNAWGISYELAWIRMVDPDFDADFNADALQASTSNILHLISPKGVPIMGRSICYRTAIPAAVVAEAAAAPENVAPGRARRALDAVWRHFVERGALRGGQLTQGYYGQDLRFVEPYTGTGSCHWGLRSLVMAFLQPPGSPFWTEPEQPLPVEVADYDLDLEKIGWKVSGRQATGDITIEIPANPDVEHPVGGHTLLRRTMEHLTMRLYRPYNHAVKYDGRFYSTAEPYPTRQ; from the coding sequence ATGAAGTCGCGTTTTTCGCGTAAGTGGTTCCTTTTCCTCGTCACAGGTCTGTTCCTTCTCGGCGGCGTCTATGCAGGTTATCTCAAGATGCGCGGCATTCCGGGCTGGTTGAGCTACGAGGCGGCCGAATCCGAGCCGACGCGGCGGGACGAGGCGCTCCGGTCGGCGTTTCTCGATCCCGCGGCCGGGGTGGAGGAGCGGTACGAGGCTTTGTTCACCTACTTCATGGAAGGATACATGACGTACCGCTCGCCCGGGGGCGAACGGGTCCAGTACCCCGGCGCGCCGAGCGGGGCGGGGTATGCGATCAACGGTTTCGAAGGGTTCGCCAGGACGGCGGTCCTCGCGGCGGCCTGGATCCATTCCGGCCGCGATCCCGTGGTCCGGCTCGGCGGCGGCATCGGCGAGGTGGATCTGGTCGAGGTCCTGCGGGCCGGGGTGCTGGCCGGGACGGACAGGGAAGGCGACGCCTACTGGGGCGACCTGCGGGATTACAACCAGCGCACCGTCGAGGCCGCCGATGTCGCCCGCATCCTGTGGATGACCCGGGAGCGCATCTGGGACCGCCTGACCCCCGCCGAGCGGGACCGGATCGGCGCTTGGCTGTCCCCGGCCCTGACCGTGAAGGTCCGCGACAACAATTGGCACTTCTTCCCCCTGATGGTCGGCATCGTGCTGAAGGACCTCGGCGTCCCTGGCGCCGAGGTTCCGCTGCACCACTACAAGACCTTCATGGGGCATTACCGCGGGCATGGCTGGTTCTTCGACAACCCGGAAGGCATCGACTTCTACAATGCGTGGGGCATCAGCTACGAACTGGCCTGGATCCGGATGGTCGATCCCGACTTCGACGCCGACTTCAACGCGGATGCCCTCCAGGCGTCCACCTCCAACATCCTCCACCTGATCAGCCCCAAAGGCGTTCCGATCATGGGGCGCAGCATCTGCTACCGTACGGCGATCCCGGCCGCCGTCGTGGCGGAGGCCGCCGCAGCGCCCGAGAACGTGGCGCCGGGACGGGCGCGCCGGGCGCTGGACGCGGTGTGGCGGCACTTCGTGGAGCGGGGCGCCCTCCGGGGCGGGCAGCTGACCCAGGGCTATTACGGCCAGGATCTCCGCTTCGTCGAGCCCTATACCGGCACCGGAAGCTGCCACTGGGGCTTGCGGTCGCTCGTCATGGCCTTCCTCCAGCCGCCCGGCTCGCCCTTCTGGACCGAGCCTGAGCAGCCCCTGCCCGTCGAGGTCGCCGACTACGACCTGGATCTGGAGAAGATCGGCTGGAAGGTCTCCGGGCGGCAGGCGACCGGCGACATCACGATCGAGATCCCCGCCAACCCGGACGTCGAGCATCCGGTCGGCGGCCACACGCTGCTGCGCCGGACGATGGAGCACCTCACGATGCGCCTGTACCGGCCCTACAACCACGCGGTCAAGTACGACGGCAGGTTCTACTCGACCGCCGAACCCTATCCGACGCGGCAGTAG
- a CDS encoding hybrid-cluster NAD(P)-dependent oxidoreductase: MSDAPVLETSAEDALASQVTRELPGWDPEIDDVLVCRQVRDETHDVRTFVFSAREPRLFRYKPGQFITLDLPIGGQVINRCYTISSAPTRGHLISITVKRVPGGPVSNWLHDTLKPGMELRAVGPLGDFTAIDHPAPKYLFLSGGSGITPLMSMARTYHDLAQDRDIVFVHSARSPADIIFRTELDLMARNLPRFSTAYVCETTGTERAWSGFRGRLTLPMLRLIAPDLEERTVFTCGPAPYMAAVRAMLAEAGFDMRRYHEESFDFATLAEVQPDAAAASAVVPVPPPEAVARTFRVEFAKTGRVIECDAGTSILSAARMAGMRLPSSCTKGLCGTCKSKLVAGTVDMQHGGGIRQREIDAGQVLLCCSKPTSDVVVDR, encoded by the coding sequence ATGAGTGACGCACCTGTCCTGGAGACCTCCGCGGAAGACGCCCTGGCCTCCCAGGTCACCCGGGAGCTGCCGGGATGGGACCCGGAGATCGACGACGTCCTGGTCTGCCGGCAGGTCCGGGACGAGACCCATGACGTCAGGACCTTCGTCTTCTCGGCGCGGGAGCCGCGCCTGTTCCGCTACAAGCCCGGCCAGTTCATCACCCTGGACCTGCCGATCGGCGGGCAGGTGATCAACCGCTGCTACACGATCTCCTCCGCGCCGACCCGCGGCCACCTGATCTCCATCACGGTCAAGCGGGTGCCGGGCGGCCCCGTCTCCAACTGGCTGCACGACACCCTTAAGCCGGGGATGGAGCTGCGCGCGGTCGGCCCGCTGGGGGACTTCACGGCGATCGACCATCCGGCACCGAAATACCTGTTCCTGTCCGGCGGCAGCGGAATCACGCCGCTGATGTCGATGGCGCGGACGTACCACGACCTTGCCCAGGACCGGGACATCGTGTTCGTCCACAGCGCCCGCAGCCCGGCCGACATCATCTTCCGGACCGAGCTGGACCTGATGGCGCGCAACCTGCCCCGGTTCTCGACCGCCTATGTCTGCGAGACGACGGGCACCGAGCGCGCCTGGAGCGGCTTCCGGGGGCGGCTGACCCTGCCGATGCTGCGGCTGATCGCGCCGGACCTGGAGGAACGCACCGTCTTCACCTGCGGCCCGGCGCCCTACATGGCGGCGGTACGGGCGATGCTGGCCGAGGCCGGCTTCGACATGCGGCGCTATCACGAGGAGAGCTTCGACTTCGCGACCCTGGCCGAGGTCCAGCCTGATGCGGCGGCGGCTTCTGCTGTGGTGCCGGTGCCGCCCCCCGAGGCGGTCGCGCGCACCTTCCGGGTGGAGTTCGCCAAGACCGGGCGGGTGATCGAGTGTGATGCCGGGACGTCCATCCTGAGCGCCGCGCGGATGGCGGGCATGCGCCTGCCGTCCTCCTGCACCAAGGGATTGTGCGGCACCTGCAAGAGCAAGCTGGTCGCCGGCACCGTGGACATGCAGCACGGCGGCGGCATCCGCCAGCGCGAGATCGACGCCGGGCAGGTGCTGCTGTGCTGCTCCAAGCCGACCAGCGACGTGGTGGTGGACCGGTAG
- a CDS encoding aromatic ring-hydroxylating oxygenase subunit alpha yields the protein MSTMVASSLESLLRRRKPGYSLEAPFYTSGEIFEADLDIIFRRHWIYVGVEPDVPEPGDCMVVDIGAASVIIARDDDMGLRAFHNVCRHRGARLVLDEKTTVGNIVCRYHQWTYGLDGSLLFAEHMGPGFDTACHGLKKVHLRNVAGLIFICLAAEPPADIEDMARDLEPYIAPHDIANAKVVQQIDLIEEGNWKLTMENNRECYHCSVNHPELTIPLFAYGFGFAPDEVDDVGREQIARYDGLVRDLEARCEARGIGAREVDHLDDRVTGYRAQRLPIDQHGESQTMNTQVACKKLLGGLNDAKLGGLSVWTQPNSWHHFMSDHIVTFSVLPLSPERTLLRTKWLVHKDAVEGVDYDLRNLISVWAATNNQDGELVGYAQAGARSPAYEPGPYSVHTEMLVEKFTNWYVGRMSAHNAARGPGDGAR from the coding sequence ATGTCGACGATGGTTGCATCCTCTTTGGAAAGCCTGCTCCGGCGGCGCAAGCCGGGCTATAGCCTGGAAGCGCCGTTCTATACCAGCGGCGAGATCTTCGAAGCGGACCTCGACATCATCTTCCGGCGGCACTGGATCTATGTGGGCGTCGAGCCCGACGTGCCGGAGCCGGGCGACTGCATGGTGGTGGATATCGGCGCCGCCTCGGTCATCATCGCCCGCGACGACGACATGGGCCTGCGGGCCTTCCACAATGTCTGCCGGCATCGGGGCGCCCGGCTGGTGCTGGACGAGAAGACGACGGTCGGCAACATCGTCTGCCGCTACCATCAATGGACCTACGGCCTGGACGGCTCGCTGCTGTTCGCCGAGCACATGGGGCCGGGCTTCGACACCGCGTGCCATGGCCTGAAGAAGGTCCATCTGCGCAACGTCGCCGGCCTGATCTTCATCTGCCTGGCCGCCGAGCCGCCGGCCGACATCGAGGACATGGCGCGCGACCTGGAGCCCTACATCGCACCCCACGACATCGCCAACGCGAAGGTGGTGCAGCAGATCGACCTCATCGAGGAGGGCAATTGGAAGCTCACGATGGAGAACAACCGTGAATGCTACCACTGCTCGGTCAATCATCCCGAACTGACGATCCCGCTGTTCGCCTACGGCTTCGGCTTTGCGCCGGACGAGGTGGACGACGTGGGGCGCGAGCAGATCGCCCGCTACGACGGCTTGGTCCGCGACCTGGAGGCCCGGTGCGAGGCGCGGGGCATCGGCGCGCGGGAGGTGGACCATCTGGACGACCGGGTGACCGGCTACCGCGCCCAGCGCCTGCCGATCGACCAGCACGGCGAGTCCCAGACCATGAACACGCAGGTGGCCTGCAAGAAGCTGCTGGGCGGGTTGAACGACGCCAAGCTCGGCGGGCTGTCGGTCTGGACCCAGCCGAACTCCTGGCACCATTTCATGAGCGACCACATCGTGACCTTCTCGGTGCTGCCGCTCAGCCCGGAGCGCACGCTGCTGCGCACCAAGTGGCTGGTCCACAAGGACGCGGTCGAGGGCGTGGACTACGACCTGCGCAACCTGATCTCGGTCTGGGCCGCGACCAACAACCAGGACGGCGAGCTGGTCGGCTATGCCCAGGCGGGTGCCCGCAGCCCGGCCTACGAGCCCGGCCCCTATTCGGTCCATACCGAGATGCTCGTCGAGAAATTCACCAACTGGTATGTCGGCCGCATGTCGGCCCATAACGCCGCCCGCGGTCCGGGCGACGGCGCACGCTGA
- the pabB gene encoding aminodeoxychorismate synthase component I, which translates to MIIREIDWRDPVPAFAPWASDSFAVLFDSAADGDARSRWSYLAVEPFRTILAGPGGVDVDGLPATGDPFAVLEAELGRTPMAPGAGPAPWCGGAAGFLGYGLGRHLERLPCRHGDDLGIPDMAIGLYDVVVAFDHRERRCWITSIGGTGKLDAVAARLEAAPPAPAEPSPSAGPWRAELTRAEYERRVGRVLDYIRAGDIFQANFTGRFTAGRPAALGGFDLYRRLRALSPAPFAAYAACGSRLGLASASPERFLKLSADGHVETRPIKGTLPRGATAEEDARNARTLAASAKDRAENLMIVDLMRNDLGRVARTGSVTVPSLYALESFASVHHLVSVVEAELRPGVGPVGLLRATFPGGSVTGAPKIRAMEIIDELEACRRGPYCGALAWIGFDGAMDSSILIRTLMVMPDRIAAHAGGGIVSDSDPAREYEEMLVKITPLLRAADPEWRAE; encoded by the coding sequence ATGATCATCCGAGAGATCGACTGGCGCGACCCCGTCCCGGCCTTCGCCCCCTGGGCGTCGGACTCCTTCGCCGTGCTGTTCGACAGCGCCGCGGACGGGGATGCCCGCAGCCGATGGAGCTACCTCGCGGTCGAGCCCTTCCGCACGATCCTGGCCGGCCCGGGCGGCGTCGATGTGGACGGGCTGCCGGCAACGGGCGATCCCTTCGCCGTGCTGGAGGCCGAGCTGGGGCGGACCCCGATGGCTCCCGGCGCTGGGCCGGCGCCCTGGTGCGGCGGCGCGGCCGGCTTCCTGGGCTACGGCCTGGGCCGCCATCTGGAGCGCCTGCCCTGCCGCCACGGCGACGACCTCGGCATCCCGGACATGGCGATCGGCCTCTACGACGTGGTCGTCGCCTTCGACCACCGGGAGCGGCGCTGCTGGATCACCTCGATCGGCGGGACCGGAAAGCTGGACGCGGTGGCCGCCCGGCTTGAAGCCGCACCTCCCGCCCCGGCGGAGCCGTCCCCTTCCGCCGGGCCGTGGCGGGCGGAGCTGACGCGGGCCGAATACGAGCGGCGGGTCGGCCGGGTGCTGGACTATATCCGGGCCGGCGACATCTTCCAGGCGAACTTCACCGGCCGCTTCACCGCCGGCCGGCCGGCGGCACTGGGCGGTTTCGACCTCTACCGGCGCCTGCGCGCCTTGAGTCCCGCGCCGTTCGCGGCCTATGCCGCCTGCGGCTCCCGGCTCGGCCTCGCGAGCGCGTCGCCGGAACGGTTCCTGAAGCTGTCGGCCGATGGCCATGTCGAGACCCGGCCGATCAAGGGCACCCTGCCGCGCGGCGCCACGGCCGAGGAGGACGCGCGCAATGCCCGCACCCTCGCCGCCAGCGCCAAGGACCGCGCCGAGAACCTGATGATCGTGGACCTGATGCGCAACGACCTGGGGCGCGTCGCCCGGACCGGCAGCGTCACGGTGCCCAGCCTGTACGCGCTGGAGAGCTTCGCCAGCGTCCATCACCTGGTCTCGGTGGTGGAGGCGGAGCTTCGCCCCGGCGTCGGCCCGGTCGGCCTGCTGCGCGCCACCTTTCCCGGCGGATCGGTCACCGGCGCGCCGAAGATCCGCGCCATGGAGATCATCGACGAGCTGGAGGCCTGCCGACGCGGCCCCTATTGCGGCGCGCTGGCCTGGATCGGGTTCGACGGCGCCATGGACAGCAGCATCCTGATCCGCACTCTGATGGTGATGCCGGACCGCATCGCCGCCCATGCCGGCGGCGGCATCGTCTCCGACAGCGACCCGGCGCGGGAGTACGAGGAAATGCTGGTCAAGATCACGCCGCTGCTGCGCGCGGCGGATCCGGAATGGAGGGCGGAGTGA